A single region of the Latilactobacillus curvatus JCM 1096 = DSM 20019 genome encodes:
- a CDS encoding NAD(P)H-binding protein, with protein MTKVLILGAHGQIAQLARQQLLANTDAQLVLFLRNANRLTVQDADREQMIDGDAGNQADLEKAMTGVSVVYANLAGRNIEAQAKAVVAAMKATNVKRLIWISTLGIYDEVPGAYGKWNHQMLDDGYLPTYAAAAKVIATSELDYTIIRPAWLDDKDEIDYEITHRHDIFKGTEVSRKSVAAEVVRLIQSPNEAIGDSLGLNKPNTDGDKPAWY; from the coding sequence ATGACAAAAGTTTTGATTTTAGGCGCGCACGGACAGATTGCACAATTAGCACGGCAACAATTATTAGCGAATACGGATGCGCAATTGGTGTTATTCTTGCGCAATGCTAATCGCCTAACGGTTCAAGACGCCGATCGTGAACAAATGATTGATGGCGATGCTGGTAATCAAGCGGATTTAGAAAAAGCAATGACGGGCGTTTCAGTGGTTTACGCCAATCTAGCTGGTCGGAATATTGAAGCGCAAGCCAAAGCGGTGGTGGCCGCTATGAAGGCTACTAACGTCAAACGGTTAATCTGGATTTCAACATTGGGGATTTATGATGAAGTTCCGGGGGCATATGGTAAGTGGAATCATCAGATGTTAGATGATGGCTACTTACCAACTTATGCAGCGGCAGCAAAAGTCATCGCAACATCCGAGTTGGATTATACAATTATTCGGCCAGCATGGTTGGATGATAAGGATGAAATCGATTATGAAATCACGCACCGCCATGATATCTTTAAAGGCACCGAGGTTTCTAGAAAGAGCGTTGCTGCAGAGGTGGTACGCCTCATTCAATCGCCAAATGAAGCCATCGGCGATTCATTGGGATTGAATAAACCCAATACAGACGGTGATAAACCAGCTTGGTATTAA
- a CDS encoding zinc-binding dehydrogenase: MQGIIQQNYQGIEALQIKSIEEGPLTPLSVMIRNKFVPVLPYDWQTESGALTEIRPIQLPIVIGYGFGGIVEQVGRLRHSSLIGQRVIGMQPNGSAQEVINNKIPPLLFKVPDQVTLADATTLVGGADAALHAIKVLQIQSTDTVLVTGASGGVGTYLIQLLKLAGATVIALASAENQAFVRQLGADSVLNYEADLATQFSNNSQPNKVIDTVGQQALLQLISTSYGSLRILSLSTTQFLPTKPG; the protein is encoded by the coding sequence ATGCAAGGGATTATTCAACAAAATTATCAAGGGATTGAAGCCCTCCAGATTAAGTCAATTGAAGAAGGCCCGCTGACGCCGTTGTCAGTGATGATTCGCAACAAGTTCGTCCCGGTGCTGCCCTATGATTGGCAGACGGAAAGCGGGGCGCTGACCGAGATTCGCCCGATACAATTACCAATTGTGATTGGCTATGGCTTCGGTGGAATCGTTGAACAAGTTGGCCGACTACGGCATTCAAGTTTAATCGGTCAAAGGGTGATTGGGATGCAGCCGAATGGTTCAGCGCAGGAGGTTATCAACAATAAAATTCCGCCACTGTTGTTCAAAGTACCTGATCAAGTCACATTAGCAGATGCGACAACGCTCGTTGGGGGTGCCGACGCAGCGCTCCACGCAATTAAAGTCCTCCAGATTCAATCAACGGATACGGTTTTAGTCACCGGTGCTTCTGGCGGCGTTGGCACCTATTTAATTCAGTTATTGAAGTTAGCCGGGGCCACAGTGATTGCCTTGGCCAGTGCCGAGAATCAGGCTTTTGTTCGTCAATTAGGTGCCGATAGCGTTTTGAATTATGAAGCCGATTTAGCCACACAATTCAGCAATAACAGTCAGCCCAATAAAGTCATCGACACAGTTGGCCAGCAAGCACTCCTCCAATTAATCTCTACAAGTTATGGTTCACTAAGAATACTGTCGTTGTCGACAACCCAATTCTTACCCACCAAGCCAGGGTAA
- a CDS encoding helix-turn-helix transcriptional regulator, producing the protein MPAIPDNLLAATMGRKLATVRRAQGLSQHQLAQDICSQPMISHIENGTYIPNAILLAKLCERLNMPLEQALLSHYPEIDQQPEFNQQIKQLCNAHDYRGMLDYLDTTGLAEHLELATDLQTYYYYHGIAVFQELHTTTDSLRELQMALDYTFTPRQQVLTPTEILILSSISFIKSTPHTNQTDFEHVLAIVNAGRFTHYDENINILFYLYSLALYQDHHFQKAFAIANQGIDWLSNHDSHYMLADLFLLVAKTATALNDPQAATAASLKSDTLAEIFNQSRYHF; encoded by the coding sequence GTGCCAGCTATTCCCGATAATCTACTTGCCGCGACCATGGGGCGTAAACTCGCTACGGTTCGTCGTGCGCAAGGCTTGTCCCAACATCAATTAGCCCAGGATATTTGTTCGCAACCGATGATTAGTCATATTGAAAACGGCACTTATATTCCAAACGCCATTTTGTTAGCAAAACTCTGCGAACGGCTTAATATGCCGTTAGAACAAGCGCTGTTAAGTCATTATCCCGAAATTGATCAACAACCCGAATTCAATCAACAAATTAAACAACTGTGCAATGCACACGATTATCGCGGTATGTTAGATTATTTGGATACGACTGGCTTGGCCGAACACCTTGAACTGGCGACCGATTTACAGACCTACTACTACTATCATGGCATCGCAGTATTCCAAGAACTTCATACAACCACGGATAGTTTACGGGAACTACAAATGGCACTCGACTATACGTTTACACCGCGCCAACAAGTTTTAACGCCTACTGAGATTTTGATTCTCAGTAGTATCAGCTTTATTAAGAGTACGCCCCATACTAATCAAACTGACTTCGAACACGTCCTCGCAATTGTGAATGCAGGGCGGTTCACGCACTATGACGAGAACATTAATATCTTATTCTACCTGTATAGTCTGGCACTCTATCAAGATCACCACTTTCAAAAAGCTTTTGCCATCGCCAATCAAGGAATTGACTGGCTCAGCAATCATGATTCACACTACATGTTAGCCGACTTATTCTTGCTAGTCGCCAAGACAGCGACTGCGCTCAATGATCCGCAAGCCGCTACGGCAGCTAGTCTGAAAAGCGACACTCTAGCAGAGATCTTCAATCAATCCCGCTATCATTTCTAA
- a CDS encoding NAD(P)-dependent alcohol dehydrogenase → MKIKAAVVEQQGAPFVIKDNIELAPLHPDDVQVHMVASGICHSDEALRKGDAIIGYPIVLGHEGSGIIEKVGSNVQSLKVGDHVVLSFYACGICENCLKGVPTQCLNYAENNLSGVRPDGSSHFTENDHHVADMFDQSSFTTTTVVRERNAVKVPDDLDLRKLGPLGCGYVTGSGTVLNTLKPKPGDTIAVFGTGAVGLAAMMAGKISGCTKVIAVDIIDDRLALAKELGATDTINSRQTDDVVAAIQALTNGRGVNFCVDTTGITPVMEDSIKALCQGGVSATIAVTPNHIDLDTWNDLCVNDKSVVGVNMGDSIPQIDVPRLIEFYRQGMFPFDKTEKFYQFEDINTANEASIKGETVKPVLIIDPDYQF, encoded by the coding sequence ATGAAAATTAAAGCAGCTGTTGTTGAACAACAAGGCGCACCATTTGTCATTAAAGATAACATCGAACTCGCACCACTCCACCCAGACGACGTTCAAGTCCACATGGTGGCTAGTGGGATTTGTCACTCAGACGAAGCGCTTCGTAAAGGCGACGCCATTATTGGCTATCCAATCGTCCTCGGCCACGAAGGTTCCGGAATTATTGAAAAAGTCGGTTCAAACGTTCAAAGTTTAAAAGTTGGCGACCATGTCGTTCTCTCATTCTACGCATGTGGCATCTGTGAAAACTGTCTCAAAGGCGTTCCAACACAATGCCTCAACTACGCAGAAAATAACTTATCCGGCGTGCGCCCTGATGGTAGTTCCCACTTTACTGAAAATGACCATCACGTTGCCGATATGTTCGATCAATCTTCATTCACAACCACAACCGTTGTCCGCGAACGAAATGCGGTTAAAGTCCCTGACGATTTAGACTTACGCAAACTCGGACCACTCGGTTGTGGATACGTGACCGGTAGTGGCACTGTTTTAAATACTTTAAAACCAAAACCTGGCGACACAATCGCCGTCTTCGGGACTGGTGCTGTTGGACTCGCAGCCATGATGGCCGGTAAAATTTCGGGCTGTACGAAAGTGATCGCTGTCGATATCATCGACGACCGGCTCGCACTCGCTAAAGAACTCGGTGCAACCGATACGATTAACAGTCGTCAAACAGACGACGTTGTCGCAGCAATCCAAGCCCTCACAAATGGGCGCGGCGTGAACTTCTGTGTCGATACCACGGGGATTACACCAGTCATGGAAGATTCAATTAAGGCGCTTTGCCAAGGTGGGGTGTCAGCAACAATTGCCGTAACCCCAAACCACATCGATCTTGATACTTGGAACGACTTATGTGTCAACGACAAATCCGTCGTCGGCGTCAACATGGGTGACTCCATTCCGCAAATCGACGTCCCTCGTTTAATCGAATTCTACCGTCAAGGCATGTTCCCCTTTGATAAAACCGAAAAATTTTATCAATTCGAAGACATCAACACTGCCAACGAAGCCTCTATTAAAGGTGAAACAGTCAAACCCGTTTTGATTATTGACCCGGACTATCAATTCTAA
- a CDS encoding DNA-3-methyladenine glycosylase, whose product MTPSQPAAPSFFTNRSTQAIAQDLLGTHLLYTSHQGTLGGLIVEAEAYVGTDDTAAHAYNGRRTPFSEPLYHEPGTIYIYQLRGFFLFDIVTQAVDQPQGVLIRAIEPTHGIEQMRLNRPKPGVELTNGPGKLMGALGIHDKQLTFQNVADAPLMIDLAHRRHPKSIVTAPRIGVNYKAASGQLPYRYYVAGNPYVSGLPKRQWDLEQHGWQF is encoded by the coding sequence ATGACACCAAGCCAACCAGCAGCACCATCATTTTTTACGAACCGGTCTACCCAAGCCATCGCGCAAGATTTATTAGGAACTCACTTGCTTTATACCAGCCACCAAGGCACACTTGGCGGCCTCATTGTGGAAGCAGAAGCCTATGTCGGCACCGATGACACTGCCGCGCATGCTTACAATGGGCGCCGCACACCCTTTAGCGAGCCGCTCTATCATGAGCCTGGTACAATTTATATCTATCAATTACGCGGTTTCTTTCTATTTGATATCGTGACCCAAGCAGTGGATCAACCACAAGGCGTCTTGATTCGCGCCATCGAACCGACCCACGGCATTGAACAAATGCGCCTCAATCGCCCGAAACCTGGCGTCGAACTGACTAACGGCCCCGGTAAATTAATGGGCGCCCTCGGCATTCACGATAAACAACTGACTTTTCAAAATGTGGCGGACGCCCCTTTAATGATTGATTTAGCGCATCGTCGCCACCCCAAATCAATTGTCACCGCGCCACGAATCGGGGTCAATTATAAAGCAGCGAGTGGTCAACTTCCTTATCGCTATTATGTCGCTGGTAACCCGTATGTGAGTGGTCTGCCTAAGCGCCAGTGGGACTTAGAACAACATGGTTGGCAATTTTAG
- a CDS encoding ABC transporter ATP-binding protein: protein MIEIKQVTMQFEQQVVLNQVDLSVQPGEIVGLVGANGAGKSTLINLILGRLQPTAGEIRILGQKPTEKEHFNLLGAMMQGNVRLARVSVIEELELVCSYYQQPRSVTELLTLADLKAQAHKMVSQLSGGQLRRLSFALAMAGNPDLLFLDEPTVGMDVGSRQKFWQQIEQLKEAGKTIIVTSHYLEEIEHIATRILLLKDGQFQFDGDLATLQQQFKGTQIRFTTDLPAATFAKWPGVIRVTKTGAKVLLQVTKSDPILSQLAPMMGIQVHDVQVQASSLNEIYSEMMED, encoded by the coding sequence ATGATTGAAATTAAACAAGTGACAATGCAATTCGAACAACAAGTTGTTTTAAATCAGGTAGACTTAAGTGTTCAACCTGGTGAGATTGTTGGCTTAGTGGGTGCAAACGGCGCCGGCAAGTCAACATTGATTAATTTAATTTTAGGCCGACTCCAACCAACGGCTGGCGAGATTCGGATTTTAGGTCAGAAGCCAACGGAGAAAGAACATTTCAACTTATTGGGTGCGATGATGCAAGGAAATGTCCGATTGGCTCGGGTCAGTGTCATCGAAGAATTAGAATTGGTTTGCAGTTATTATCAACAGCCACGGTCAGTCACTGAATTATTAACGCTAGCTGATTTGAAGGCACAGGCTCATAAGATGGTGTCCCAACTTTCAGGTGGTCAATTACGCCGCCTCTCCTTTGCTTTAGCCATGGCAGGCAATCCGGATTTGCTATTCTTGGATGAACCGACCGTTGGAATGGATGTTGGCAGCCGACAAAAATTCTGGCAGCAAATTGAACAGTTAAAAGAAGCCGGCAAGACGATTATTGTCACGTCGCATTATTTAGAGGAAATTGAACACATTGCAACCCGGATTTTATTATTGAAAGATGGCCAGTTCCAATTCGATGGTGACTTGGCAACATTACAACAACAATTTAAAGGAACGCAGATTCGCTTTACGACTGATTTACCAGCAGCTACTTTTGCAAAATGGCCAGGCGTGATCCGCGTGACGAAGACTGGGGCCAAGGTGCTGTTGCAAGTTACCAAGAGCGATCCGATCTTAAGTCAATTAGCACCAATGATGGGGATCCAGGTTCATGATGTGCAGGTTCAAGCAAGCTCATTAAATGAAATTTATAGCGAAATGATGGAGGACTAA
- a CDS encoding ABC transporter permease codes for MQTMMVQTKIDFKRAYWRNPRFVIFSLLMPIAFYLLFTKVMKQGVMNAAFNRQYMVSMATYSLVLSNTFTLSTLLYNDARDGLVSLIDLSPTSHRTYYGAKLLNLGLINALTIGVIFIVAGISNQIHLVWSSWLLTAGWLWFASIPLCLIGISISFLTDENQIQLVSSLLAFPLAI; via the coding sequence ATGCAAACAATGATGGTACAAACAAAAATAGACTTTAAACGCGCATATTGGCGTAATCCACGCTTTGTTATTTTTTCACTCTTAATGCCGATTGCGTTTTATCTCTTGTTTACGAAAGTAATGAAACAGGGTGTGATGAATGCAGCATTCAATCGACAATACATGGTCAGTATGGCGACCTATAGTTTAGTTCTCAGCAACACGTTTACTTTATCGACATTACTTTATAATGACGCACGGGATGGCTTGGTTTCCTTAATCGATTTATCACCAACCAGTCATCGGACTTATTATGGGGCTAAGTTGTTGAACTTAGGCTTAATCAATGCTTTAACGATCGGCGTCATTTTCATAGTTGCTGGGATTAGTAATCAAATTCATTTAGTGTGGTCCAGTTGGTTATTAACGGCGGGCTGGTTGTGGTTTGCCAGCATCCCCCTTTGTTTAATTGGGATTAGCATTTCATTTTTAACAGATGAAAATCAGATTCAACTGGTGTCTAGTTTGTTAGCTTTCCCCTTAGCAATTTAA
- a CDS encoding histidine kinase: MNFFKRYIAMPPQYGLFPYVWLIFLLFPIGYAFPYQTVKQQAIMGLILIFLVAYRNGYVASRYRAFWIILQMVTSAILAVIIQAFYLNIYTAWVFGSIPMRRRSFWRYYYAYLLSLIIPAVTLYWYYGGHMGRDDLIGLMVYGLFCIFSPFAASSIQRFNRKNHQLTQTNQRLTDMIKQNERQRIVRDLHDNLGQSFSMITLKAEYARKLLAKKPDAVPE, encoded by the coding sequence ATGAATTTTTTTAAACGCTACATTGCCATGCCACCCCAATATGGCTTATTTCCATATGTTTGGTTGATTTTCTTGCTCTTTCCAATTGGTTATGCGTTTCCGTATCAAACGGTTAAGCAGCAAGCGATTATGGGCTTGATTCTGATTTTCTTGGTGGCTTATCGCAATGGGTATGTCGCATCGCGGTATCGCGCATTCTGGATTATCTTACAAATGGTGACCAGTGCGATTTTAGCAGTCATTATCCAGGCGTTTTATCTGAATATTTATACTGCCTGGGTGTTTGGTTCGATTCCCATGCGCCGCCGAAGTTTCTGGCGCTATTACTACGCTTATCTGTTGTCACTAATCATACCAGCGGTCACCCTATATTGGTATTATGGTGGTCATATGGGACGCGATGATCTGATTGGCTTAATGGTGTACGGCTTGTTCTGCATCTTTTCACCATTTGCGGCTAGCTCGATTCAGCGTTTCAATCGGAAAAATCACCAATTAACGCAGACCAATCAGCGATTAACCGATATGATTAAGCAGAACGAACGGCAACGAATTGTACGGGATTTACACGATAATTTAGGTCAGTCATTTTCAATGATTACGCTAAAAGCGGAATATGCACGTAAATTATTGGCGAAAAAACCGGACGCGGTACCCGAATAA
- a CDS encoding sensor histidine kinase, producing the protein MVREIVAGLRQVTVAEELINQERNLSVAGILLLTKNEDQLEGIPQQNQQVLAQCLHEAVTNIIRYSQATECYVVFNRTATTFQMQIEDNGRGLKSEDQYKSHGIVGMRERLETIDGELMVDGRRGTQLTMTVPLKMEGRA; encoded by the coding sequence ATGGTGCGTGAGATTGTCGCTGGTTTACGCCAAGTGACCGTTGCTGAGGAATTGATCAATCAAGAACGGAATCTCAGCGTTGCAGGTATTTTACTGCTGACTAAAAATGAAGACCAACTTGAGGGGATTCCACAACAAAATCAACAAGTGCTTGCGCAATGTTTACATGAAGCCGTGACCAATATAATTCGCTACAGTCAGGCAACGGAGTGTTACGTGGTTTTTAATCGAACCGCAACGACTTTTCAGATGCAGATTGAAGATAATGGTCGCGGATTGAAAAGCGAAGATCAATATAAGAGTCATGGGATTGTGGGCATGCGCGAACGGTTAGAAACGATTGATGGAGAGTTGATGGTCGATGGTCGCCGGGGCACACAGTTGACGATGACGGTGCCACTTAAGATGGAGGGAAGGGCATGA
- a CDS encoding DUF6506 family protein produces MITVGFDPRAKEDGSIIEVAKQLKAEGIQFIELCGGFGPTWTTKINEALDFAIPVGAVMYGPEFRKQLFEIMN; encoded by the coding sequence ATGATTACCGTCGGGTTCGATCCACGTGCTAAAGAAGATGGTTCAATTATTGAAGTCGCTAAGCAATTGAAGGCAGAAGGCATTCAATTTATTGAACTCTGTGGGGGCTTCGGACCAACCTGGACGACTAAAATTAACGAAGCACTAGACTTCGCCATCCCAGTCGGAGCAGTCATGTATGGTCCAGAATTCAGAAAACAATTGTTTGAAATAATGAACTAA
- a CDS encoding peptide ABC transporter substrate-binding protein: MQRGRQFLKLSVSAIFIFGVFLLCQVSGVQAKQVLQLGAQAPLDTIDISTSTGYGQTGNIYESLFRLGENGKIEPGLAKSSSVSADGKTWTFKLRDAKFSNGDPIRAQDFVYSWQRTLKPETKSPYTNLFSNIQNAPAIAKGELAPDQLGIRAVDEHTLEVTLSTPVAYMKTLMAYPLFAPQDQKVVEKYGKKYATNAKYMVYSGPFKLVNWNGTSEKWQFVKNNQYWDRKKVKLDQVNYTVLENTSTALYLYQEKKLDLTQLDNQQIDNYRDDKAFHRYPYALTNYIKYNFKSADEQKKALLNNQDFRLAISLAINRKTLNNRLFGSKKNDITGFVPVGLADSPKKVDFAKSQAVPDTVDYNQKLALKHWHEALKATGQKKVALTLTLNSDDANASYVGQYLKGQLEKVLPGFKLTLKTVPSQVSASRDKKGDYDLLLAGWGADFKDPISFLEIMLPGAASNTGGFDNPEYKAALDRAMNADANDPDKRWADLVTAAQVMNKVQGITPLYQNDTAYLKNPKVKDVVHNTAGAQWSYKTAYIK; the protein is encoded by the coding sequence ATGCAAAGAGGGCGGCAGTTCTTAAAACTTAGTGTTAGTGCAATTTTTATATTCGGGGTGTTCTTATTATGCCAAGTTTCGGGGGTGCAAGCCAAACAGGTTCTTCAGCTTGGCGCGCAAGCACCACTAGATACCATTGATATCTCGACTTCAACGGGATATGGTCAAACAGGGAACATTTATGAAAGTTTATTCCGGCTTGGTGAGAACGGTAAAATTGAACCAGGCTTAGCGAAATCGAGTTCAGTTTCAGCTGATGGTAAGACGTGGACATTTAAACTGCGTGATGCCAAGTTCAGTAATGGTGACCCGATTCGGGCACAAGATTTTGTCTATTCATGGCAACGGACATTGAAACCAGAAACCAAATCACCTTATACAAACCTTTTCAGTAATATCCAAAATGCCCCAGCGATTGCAAAAGGTGAGCTGGCACCAGACCAACTCGGCATACGGGCAGTGGATGAGCACACGTTGGAAGTCACATTATCCACACCTGTGGCCTACATGAAAACCTTGATGGCTTATCCATTATTTGCCCCACAGGATCAAAAAGTGGTTGAAAAATATGGTAAGAAGTATGCGACGAATGCGAAATACATGGTGTACTCTGGTCCGTTTAAGTTAGTTAACTGGAATGGGACGAGTGAGAAGTGGCAATTTGTGAAGAACAATCAATATTGGGATCGCAAAAAGGTAAAATTAGACCAAGTCAACTATACCGTGTTAGAAAATACCAGCACCGCGCTTTATCTTTATCAGGAAAAGAAACTGGATTTAACCCAGTTGGATAATCAACAAATTGATAATTATCGGGATGATAAAGCATTCCATAGATATCCTTATGCGTTGACGAACTACATTAAATATAACTTCAAATCAGCAGATGAACAGAAAAAAGCACTTTTGAATAACCAAGACTTTAGATTGGCGATTTCGTTAGCGATTAATCGTAAGACGTTGAATAACCGGCTATTCGGTTCGAAGAAAAACGATATTACTGGTTTCGTGCCAGTGGGCTTAGCCGACTCCCCTAAGAAGGTGGACTTTGCTAAATCACAAGCCGTGCCAGATACCGTGGATTACAATCAAAAATTAGCGCTTAAACATTGGCATGAAGCATTGAAAGCGACTGGTCAAAAGAAAGTTGCCCTCACCTTAACGCTTAATTCCGATGATGCCAACGCGTCATATGTTGGTCAATATCTCAAAGGTCAACTTGAAAAAGTCTTACCAGGCTTCAAGTTGACATTAAAGACCGTGCCAAGCCAAGTTTCAGCGAGTCGTGATAAAAAAGGCGACTATGATTTATTACTCGCAGGTTGGGGGGCAGATTTCAAAGACCCAATTTCGTTTTTAGAAATCATGTTACCAGGGGCTGCAAGTAATACCGGCGGCTTCGACAATCCAGAATACAAAGCTGCCCTTGACCGCGCAATGAATGCCGATGCGAACGATCCTGACAAACGTTGGGCGGACCTCGTGACGGCTGCGCAAGTCATGAATAAAGTCCAAGGGATTACACCACTCTATCAAAATGATACGGCATACTTGAAGAATCCAAAGGTCAAAGACGTTGTGCATAACACAGCTGGCGCACAATGGAGCTACAAGACGGCTTATATTAAATAG
- a CDS encoding organic hydroperoxide resistance protein has translation MAKQYETTMINEGGRNGFVYSPDQAKKYVIKSPGTDPSGKSTNPEQLFAAGYSSCFNSALDVVLNQEHIKGEPTIKATVSLYSDGPANYYIGVDLFGHIEGLSEEETMKYLKKADEICPYSKATRGNIDVTINVM, from the coding sequence ATGGCAAAACAATATGAAACAACGATGATTAATGAAGGGGGCCGCAATGGCTTCGTTTATTCACCCGATCAAGCAAAGAAATATGTAATCAAGTCACCAGGGACAGACCCATCAGGGAAGAGTACAAATCCAGAGCAACTCTTTGCAGCCGGCTATAGTTCTTGCTTTAACAGTGCCTTAGATGTTGTCCTTAACCAAGAACATATTAAAGGCGAACCCACGATTAAGGCGACTGTTTCCCTTTATAGTGATGGCCCTGCCAATTATTATATTGGTGTTGATCTTTTCGGTCACATCGAAGGTTTATCAGAAGAAGAAACAATGAAGTATCTCAAAAAAGCAGACGAAATTTGCCCATACTCAAAGGCAACTCGTGGCAATATTGATGTCACGATTAATGTGATGTAA
- a CDS encoding glutathione binding-like protein, whose amino-acid sequence MNTLFYASGASSLIAHILLEKSRLPYTVTPVNLDPHTTSLGDYHQLNPKNYVPALQTESGEFMTECAVILEYISQQSPLPLMADYATEQYWQQRTWLNYIATELHKNFISPFRKGNWLPNTPESQDLVRSRVLPRLAYVEKALADQSFLVANQFSAPDAYLFVMTNWCQRLAFSLADFPNLDRFDQHMRQDPAVQSVLKQEGKPHSLKA is encoded by the coding sequence ATGAATACTTTATTTTATGCTTCTGGTGCTAGCTCACTTATCGCACATATCTTACTTGAGAAGAGTCGGCTGCCCTACACCGTTACGCCCGTTAACTTAGATCCCCATACCACATCACTTGGTGATTATCATCAGCTCAATCCGAAGAATTACGTCCCAGCCTTACAAACTGAATCGGGCGAGTTCATGACTGAATGCGCCGTTATTTTGGAATACATCAGTCAACAAAGTCCGCTGCCATTAATGGCGGACTATGCCACTGAACAGTACTGGCAACAACGCACTTGGCTGAATTACATCGCCACTGAATTGCATAAAAACTTCATCTCACCATTTCGTAAAGGCAATTGGCTCCCCAATACACCCGAAAGCCAAGATTTAGTCCGTTCGCGAGTTCTCCCACGGCTTGCTTATGTTGAAAAAGCGTTAGCGGACCAGTCCTTCTTAGTTGCTAATCAGTTCAGTGCACCAGATGCCTATCTATTTGTCATGACGAATTGGTGTCAACGACTCGCATTTTCATTGGCTGACTTCCCTAATCTGGATCGTTTTGATCAACACATGCGACAAGACCCAGCCGTGCAATCCGTCCTCAAACAAGAAGGCAAACCACATTCATTGAAAGCTTAA
- a CDS encoding bacteriocin immunity protein, translated as MTSLSITKENIHTLYNSLMAHPDKSNALLDITDVLLQVYLKIDTVSNPEALVNRLANYIYSVGFGKIHLTKDEEHLLIDLGAFGQRAGWNGVYRGDYTAKADFFNYADPHKYARN; from the coding sequence ATGACAAGTTTATCAATTACAAAAGAAAACATCCATACACTTTACAACAGTCTAATGGCGCATCCGGATAAATCAAATGCACTGTTAGATATTACCGATGTTTTACTCCAGGTTTATCTTAAAATCGACACGGTAAGTAATCCCGAAGCACTCGTCAATCGTCTCGCAAATTATATCTATAGTGTTGGCTTTGGTAAAATTCATCTCACTAAGGATGAGGAACACTTACTAATTGATTTAGGAGCGTTTGGCCAACGTGCTGGCTGGAACGGCGTTTATCGTGGTGATTATACTGCCAAAGCCGATTTCTTCAACTACGCCGATCCACATAAATACGCTAGAAATTAA
- a CDS encoding bacteriocin, producing the protein MIFKELSEKELQKINGGMAGNSSNFIHKIKQIFTHR; encoded by the coding sequence ATGATCTTTAAAGAACTTTCAGAAAAAGAATTGCAAAAAATAAACGGTGGTATGGCAGGAAATAGTTCTAATTTTATTCATAAGATTAAACAAATTTTTACCCATCGTTAA